In Sebastes fasciatus isolate fSebFas1 chromosome 15, fSebFas1.pri, whole genome shotgun sequence, a genomic segment contains:
- the LOC141783731 gene encoding homeodomain-interacting protein kinase 1-like codes for MSSSSSTLMRNDILCSKSTRYTVLDLHGAGSYGKVAKCVNLKTNRLVAIKIHNWSKNYAKEVAMLKAVRVLDPEKKNIVRFIENFTFKRLSCLAFEMLDKSLWELMQERNYMPLRLNEIRPVVYQLLVAFEALKSIGIVHADLKPDNIMLVNHRNKPFKVKLIDFGLARPVSKLQDGVTIQIESHRAPEVTLGLPLSEAVDMWGVGCVMSFIYFGVNLFRGKSAYRRMKAMVHMLGQPEDHLLDAGKNTWQYFSREEGSSGPRWRLKTPLEYKDATGDKARVAWEFFDTARNLEDAVQNFPEKTDALEFEDRMEFLSLLKSCLHLDAGKRDTPREALLHKFVTLAHLVDEDTSSYADQAFDYMNMSNLQSVEKSDQTSNSSDGISGTDISSDEEPDPRALKIYLKKERCEDADVDTSSGEDDIESATSGSCYGHYSTPSFSEGEIPAGLKSESSSSTVSDEDDIESDSSDSCDGDSSLTSFSEGEESVAATYDDNTDTGFVPVVCNTNDDGASATSTGGAAASITSEDGAAAAIGPDDVKKKKKRNVFQRTRKFFSRVEARVRYIFKCHN; via the exons ATGTCTTCCTCATCTTCCACACTGATGAGGAATGATATACTCTGCAGCAAGTCCACCCGCTACACAGTATTGGACCTTCATGGAGCAGGAAGCTATGGCAAAGTTGCCAAGTGTGTCAACTTGAAAACTAACAG GTTGGTGGCAATTAAAATCCACAACTGGAGTAAAAATTATGCCAAGGAAGTGGCAATGCTGAAGGCAGTCAGGGTTCTCGACCCAGAGAAAAAGAACATAGTGAGATTCATAGAAAATTTCACGTTCAAGCGACTCTCCTGCCTGGCCTTCGAGATGTTGGACAAGAGCCTCTGGGAGCTGATGCAAGAGAGGAACTACATGCCACTGAGGCTTAATGAAATTCGCCCCGTGGTCTACCAGCTACTCGTAGCATTTGAAGCCCTGAAGAGTATTGGCATTGTTCACGCAGACTTGAAACCTGACAACATAATGCTTGTTAATCACAGGAACAAGCCCTTCAAGGTGAAGCTAATCGACTTTGGTCTGGCCCGTCCAGTGAGCAAACTGCAGGATGGGGTTACCATACAGATTGAGTCACACAGGGCTCCAGAGGTGACCTTAGGCCTCCCCTTGTCTGAAGCTGTTGACATGTGGGGAGTGGGATGCGTCATGTCGTTCATATACTTTGGCGTCAACCTCTTCCGTGGAAAATCTGCATATCGTAGGATGAAAGCTATGGTGCACATGCTGGGTCAGCCAGAGGACCACCTGCTGGATGCTGGTAAAAACACCTGGCAGTATTTCAGCAGGGAGGAGGGCTCCAGCGGTCCACGGTGGAGACTAAAGACGCCACTGGAGTACAAGGACGCAACTGGTGACAAAGCCCGTGTTGCATGGGAATTTTTCGACACAGCCAGGAATTTGGAGGATGCAGTGCAGAATTTCCCAGAGAAAACGGACGCTCTTGAGTTTGAAGATAGGATGGAATTTTTAAGCCTCCTAAAATCCTGTCTGCATCTGGATGCTGGAAAGAGAGACACACCCAGGGAAGCCCTACTACACAAATTTGTTACATTGGCTCACCTGGTAGATGAAGACACCAGCTCATACGCAGACCAGGCCTTTGACTACATGAATATGTCCAATTTGCAAAGCGTAGAGAAATCTGACCAGACCTCAAACTCAAGTGATGGAATCTCAGGCACTGATATCTCCAGCGATGAAGAGCCAGACCCCAGGGCTCTCAAGATTTACTTAAAGAAAGAGCGATGTGAGGATGCAGATGTTGACACTTCCAGCGGTGAAGATGATATTGAGTCTGCCACCAGTGGCTCCTGTTATGGACACTATTCTACGCCAAGTTTCAGCGAGGGAGAAATTCCAGCTGGCTTAAAGAGTGAATCATCCTCTTCTACTgtcagtgatgaagatgatATCGAGTCAGACTCCAGTGACTCCTGTGATGGCGACTCATCTCTTACAAGTTTCAGCGAAGGAGAAGAGTCTGTTGCTGCTACCTATGATGACAATACAGACACTGGTTTTGTGCCAGTTGTCTGTAACACCAATGATGACGGAGCTTCGGCTACCTCAACTGGTGGAGCGGCAGCCTCCATTACTTCAGAAGACGGAGCTGCCGCCGCCATTGGACCCGATGAtgtcaagaaaaagaaaaaaaggaatgtGTTTCAGAGGACCCGCAAATTCTTCAGTAGGGTGGAGGCAAGAGTTCGGTACATCTTTAAATGTCACAACTAG
- the LOC141783603 gene encoding low affinity immunoglobulin epsilon Fc receptor-like, translating into MISNDDCSTDTLHHNTRNNGSTRMVRVGSRSLPLYPCVIVCLGLLNTILMLTAIVIGVYCGKGSEESAPHQITAQALIIEVRQLQIMQTEAIKAQEEAKQALEEELRSHQQLKLQLEQNKTLSDIVQKQLETLDVERARLQSDSSDILESCGRCQSGWLLFNTSCYFHATPASGPLKNWADSRADCVRRGGNLAVIDNLEEQINLFEYLPKQDSGIRPWWKTSGGIWIGLSDIHTEGKWVWVNNVTLQDGGCWIQGEPNNHGEVGENCAAVLNIANPRATWFDANCQENKEWLCEMDPN; encoded by the exons ATGATTTCAAATGATGACTGCAGCACAGATACACTACACCATAACACGAGAAATAATG GATCTACGCGCATGGTCAGAGTTGGGTCCAGAAGTCTTCCACTGTATCCATGTGTGATCGTGTGTTTAGGACTGCTAAACACTATTCTGATGTTAACTGCTATTGTTATTGGGGTTTACT GTGGCAAAGGCAGTGAGGAATCCGCTCCACACCAAATAACAGCACAAGCGCTCATCATAGAGGTGAGGCAACTTCAGATAATGCAGACTGAAGCGATTAAAGCTCAAGAAGAGGCCAAACAAGCATTAGAGGAAGAGCTCAGGAGCCATCAGCAATTAAAACTGCAGTTAGAGCAGAACAAGACCCTCAGCGACATCGTTCAGAAGCAGCTTGAGACACTAGATGTGGAGAGAGCAAGACTGCAGTCCGATTCATCTGATATAC TGGAAAGTTGTGGACGGTGCCAGTCAGGATGGCTTTTATTCAACACATCGTGCTACTTCCATGCTACACCAGCATCCGGTCCCTTAAAGAACTGGGCAGACAGCAGGGCGGACTGTGTCAGGCGTGGAGGCAATCTGGCTGTGATTGATAACTTGGAGGAGCAG ATCAACCTTTTTGAGTACCTACCTAAACAGGACTCAGGCATTCGACCTTGGTGGAAAACTTCAGGGGGCATTTGGATTGGCCTTTCAGATATTCACACAGAGGGCAAATGGGTGTGGGTAAATAATGTGACTCTGCAAGATGGAGG GTGCTGGATACAAGGGGAGCCAAACAACCATGGAGAAGTGGGTGAGAACTGTGCAGCTGTCTTGAACATTGCCAACCCTAGGGCAACGTGGTTTGATGCAAACTGCCAAGAAAACAAGGAATGGTTATGTGAAATGGACCCCAACTAG
- the nek9 gene encoding serine/threonine-protein kinase Nek9 → MTKSLNRNMSLGDYERHFDSLNSDLGGVSVVSETSASSTFNGEEEKLHYIPIRILGRGAFGEATLYRRTEDNSLVVWKEVELTTLSEKERRDVMNEISILSILEHNNIIAYFNHFLDKNTLLIELEYCNGGNLYDKINHQNGKLFCEEVVIWYLYQVASAVSHIHKAGILHRDIKTLNIFLTKTDLIKLGDYGLAKKLDSEFSMAETCVGTPYYMSPELCQGSKYNFKSDIWAMGCVIFEVLTLTRTFDATNPLNLCVKIVQGNWTMDVDSDVFSSELIELVYDCLRQDPAKRPTSDEILDQPIISCRRQELEERVALLNLAMKKPKLSTQTDTPVAVVTTRSREVYFWGGGKFTPQKLDTFKGGSSAQHVCAGESHCAVVTVEKELYTWANVQSGAKMVGQLGHGDHSSYRQPKRVEKLAGKAIRQVACGADFTACITDEDQMYMFGSDYYGCIGVEGEFGMEILEPVLLEFFEERPVRQVSCGDNHVAVLTQNGDIYAWGCGEYGRLGLECEDDFSSPMQVEIPKGATISSVSCASDGTFFLTETGKVLACGNNEFNKLGLNQGISGLKNHTGEGYQGIPYITTLTLVKQLSRFKIQAIAPGKTHTAAIDVRGRLITFGCNKYGQLGVKDFKKHQGVQLLVGPFGGKTVTKLSCGDGFTIAATEDNQIFAWGNAGNGRLGMPADKGFGSEVCPAMPRPIFGSLHHVPDLSCCGWHTIIIMEKVLNSKTIRSNSSGLSVGSGLGQEASTLTVDLDREPGSETGGRDRGLGGTMEDNTEECFMATSSMSLASQTGDSSCPLWLRKELENAEFIPIPAESELSTPDQLSSISESVTLPYEELKELTAAASAISAKKDLSTKRMSCDKVNGLEEADVCKKGELGACCKASSEVTQLRETVAHQDLRIQMLEKQVNEQQKENERLWAAINRSTLREAGCDNNGNRPSDARMPGDGGERGSGFKKHGGRSAGASV, encoded by the exons ATGACAAAGTCTCTAAACAGAAACATGTCCCTGGGAGACTATGAGAGACATTTCGACTCGTTAAACTCAGATCTGGGCGGCGTGTCTGTGGTCAGTGAGACATCCGCGTCGAGCACGTTTAATGGCGAAGAGGAGAAGCTGCACTACATTCCGATCCGGATCCTCGGGAGGGGGGCGTTTGGTGAAGCTACTCTGTACAGGAGAACAGAG GATAACTCTCTGGTGGTATGGAAGGAGGTGGAGCTGACCACGCTCTCCGAAAAGGAGCGCAGAGATGTCATGAACGAAATAagcatcctctccatcctggaGCACAACAACATCATAGCCTACTTCAATCACTTCCTGGATAAAAACACCTTGCTCATTGAGTTGGAGTATTGTAATG GAGGAAATCTGTATGATAAAATCAACCACCAGAATGGGAAACTTTTCTGTGAAGAG GTGGTCATATGGTACCTGTACCAAGTTGCCTCAGCAGTGTCCCACATTCACAAGGCTGGGATCTTACACAG AGATATCAAAACTCTGAACATTTTCCTGACCAAGACTGACCTCATCAAGCTGGGCGACTATGGGCTTGCAAAGAAGTTAGACTCTGAGTTTTCAATGGCAGAGACT TGTGTGGGAACTCCATATTACATGTCACCTGAATTGTGCCAGGGATCGAAGTACAACTTCAAATCAGACATCTGGGCCATGGGTTGTGTCATTTTTGAAGTTTTGACTCTGACAAGAACATTTGATGCAACG AACCCTCTGAACCTCTGCGTGAAAATAGTCCAGGGCAACTGGACTATGGATGTGGACTCTGATGTTTTTTCATCTGAATTGATTGAACTGGTGTATGACTGCCTCCGTCAA GATCCTGCAAAGAGGCCTACATCTGACGAGATTCTGGACCAGCCTATCATCTCCTGCCGCAGACA GGAGCTTGAAGAGCGAGTTGCCCTGCTGAATTTAGCAATGAAAAAGCCAAA GCTGAGTACACAGACTGACACCCCCGTTGCCGTGGTGACCACACGCTCAAGGGAGGTGTACTTCTGGGGCGGAGGCAAGTTCACCCCCCAGAAACTGGACACGTTTAAAGGAGGCAGCAGCGCCCAGCATGTGTGTGCAGGGGAGAGTCACTGTGCAGTGGTGACAGTGGAAAAGGAGCTGTATACCTGGGCT AATGTCCAAAGTGGAGCCAAGATGGTGGGCCAGCTGGGACATGGAGACCATTCCTCGTACCGGCAGCCAAAGAGGGTGGAGAAGCTCGCGGGGAAGGCCATCCGACAGGTGGCATGTGGGGCTGACTTCACCGCCTGTATCACCG ATGAGGACCAGATGTACATGTTCGGGTCAGACTATTACGGCTGCATCGGAGTGGAGGGTGAGTTCGGCATGGAGATTTTGGAGCCAGTGCTTTTGGAGTTTTTTGAGGAGCGGCCCGTCCGTCAGGTTTCGTGTGGAGACAACCACGTGGCAGTCCTGACTCAGAATGGGGACATCTACGCCTGGGGCTGTGGAGAGTATG GGCGTCTCGGCCTGGAATGTGAGGATGACTTTTCTTCACCGATGCAA GTGGAAATCCCTAAAGGCGCCACCATCTCCTCGGTGTCATGTGCCAGCGATGGAACCTtctttttaacagaaactggCAAAGTCCTAGCATGTGGAAACAATGAATTCAACAAGCTTGGTCTGAACCAGGGAATCTCTGGTCTCAAAAACCACACTGGAGAG GGTTACCAGGGGATCCCGTACATCACCACACTGACTTTGGTAAAGCAGCTGTCGAGGTTCAAGATTCAGGCCATAGCTCCAGGGAAGACCCACACAGCTGCCATTGATG TACGTGGTCGTCTGATCACCTTCGGTTGCAACAAGTATGGACAGCTGGGTGTGAAGGACTTTAAGAAACACCAGGGTGTCCAGCTCCTCGTCGGACCCTTTGGAGGGAAGACGGTGACCAAACTGTCTTGTGGAGACGGTTTCACCATTGCAGCCACTGAGG ACAATCAGATCTTTGCGTGGGGAAATGCAGGAAACGGGCGACTTGGGATGCCAGCCGATAAGGGATTTGGTTCTGAGGTATGCCCCGCCATGCCAAGGCCTATCTTTGGTTCCCTCCACCATGTACCGGACCTCTCTTGCTGTGGCTGGCACACCATTATCATAATGG AGAAAGTGCTCAATTCCAAGACTATTCGCTCTAACAGCAGTGGACTCTCAGTTGGTAGTG GACTGGGCCAGGAGGCATCTACATTAACAGTGGATCTGGACAGAGAACCTGGTTCAGAGACGGGGGGTCGTGACCGGGGTCTTGGGGGTACCATGGAGGATAATACGGAGGAGTGCTTCATGGCGACCTCGAGTATGTCGCTGGCAAGTCAGACTGGGGACAGCTCCTGCCCTCTCTGGCTTAGAAAG GAGCTTGAGAACGCAGAGTTCATCCCAATTCCAGCAGAGTCTGAGTTATCCACTCCTGACCAGCTCTCTTCTATCTCCGAGAGCGTCACTCTACCTTATGAGGAGCTGAAAGAGCTAACGGCTGCGGCATCAGCAATCAGCGCTAAGAAAGACCTGTCG ACTAAGCGAATGAGCTGTGATAAAGTCAATGGACTGGAGGAGGCTGACGTCTGCAAAAAAGGAGAACTGGGTGCATGCTGCAAAGCAAGTAGCGAAGTCACACAG CTGCGAGAGACAGTCGCTCATCAAGATTTGAGGATCCAGATGCTCGAGAAGCAG GTCAATGAGCAGCAGAAGGAGAACGAAAGGCTCTGGGCGGCAATCAATCGTTCAACGCTACGGGAAGCAGGATGCGACAATAACGGAAACCGTCCCTCTGATGCCCGTATGCCCGGGGacggaggagaaagaggaagcgGATTCAAAAAACACGGGGGCCGATCTGCAGGTGCCAGCGTGTGA